In Aptenodytes patagonicus chromosome 6, bAptPat1.pri.cur, whole genome shotgun sequence, one genomic interval encodes:
- the TRAK2 gene encoding trafficking kinesin-binding protein 2 isoform X3 gives MNFDHRGLESVSDVCSSEDLPEVELVSLLEEQLPDYKLRVDSLYLYENRDWIQSPACHGHLPEITSPVHDEEPLRYMTLVELPSSSLAGSHKFAQVLGTDNVEQKTYSDADMVKHLLAEKDRDLELAARIGQALLKRNHLLTEQNEALEEQLGQTLDRVNQLQHELSKKDDLLRIVSIASEESETDSSCSTPLRFNESFNVSHDLLQLDVLQDKLRELEEENLALRSKACHLKTETITYEEKEQQLVNDCVKELRQTNAQISRITEELSEKSEELVRYQEEISSLLSQIVDLQHKLKEHVIEKEELKLHLQASKDAQRQLTAELHELQDRNAECLGMLHESQEEVKLLRSRASSVACLCRPHSCGAFPVDSLAAEIEGTMRKELSQGDESVLSKQKGQQKRVFDTVKVANVTRGRSSSFPAPLPIPGSNRSSVVMTAKPFQSGVHQLEGHTRMTQRSSSEKNLKDTHNPGQPGTPGDNDLVTALHRLSLRRQNYLSEKQFFEEEWERKMHLLAEQKEGASGCSTPTESCFSLGTNSEFTDLSASSSNLRVLLPEKLQIVKPIEGSQTLFHWQQLARPNLGTILDPRPGVVTKGFTPLSDDTVYHISDLEEDDEEGEGGITFKVQESFPEEKKCTVAKPVAGIFLPPITSAAVPLTASNPGKCLSSTNSTFTFTTCRILHPSDVTQVTPSSMGAPFSLGNTGSSIGNPVVNTPAISYRLSIGEFLTNRRDSTTTFSSTSSLAKLLQERGISAKVYDSPVLEKLPLLQPPRTLPIPSTPPNSPSHSPCPSSPLFEPRVHHSENFLASRPAETFLQEMYGLKPSRNAPDVGQLKMNLVDRLKRLGIARVIKPPETQDHRKNQGPEVSLRRQDSAVFLNAGSNLMAGLRRNQSLPAMIGALGAPVCTQSSKMDILKED, from the exons ATGAATTTTGATCACAGGGGCTTGGAGAGCGTCTCTG ATGTCTGCTCCAGTGAGGACCTTCCTGAGGTAGAGTTGGTGAGCTTGCTAGAAGAACAGTTGCCAGATTACAAGTTACGAGTGGACTCTCTGTATCTGTATGAAAATCGAGACTGGATTCAGTCCCCTGCCTGCCATGGCCATCTTCCTGAAATCACTTCTCCAGTTCATGATGAGGAGCCCCTCCGTTACATGA CTCTTGTTGaacttccttcctcctccttggctGGATCTCACAAATTTGCACAAG ttCTTGGCACAGATAATGTGGAGCAGAAAACCTACAGTGATGCTGATATGGTCAAACATCTGTTAGCTGAG AAAGATCGGGACCTGGAACTGGCAGCTCGAATTGGACAAGCCCTCCTTAAGCGAAACCATCTGTTGACAGAACAGAATGAAGCACTAGAAGAACAGTTAGGACAAACTCTAGATCGA GTTAACCAGCTGCAGCATGAACTGTCAAAGAAGGATGACCTGCTTCGTATTGTTTCAATTGCTTCCGAGGAGAGTGAAACAGATTCCAGCTGTTCCACACCCCTTCGTTTCAATGAGTCTTTCAATGTATCACACGATCTGTTGCAGCTGGATGTCTTGCAAGATAAACTCAGAGAGCTGGAAGAGGAGAACCTTGCTCTCCGATCGAAG GCTTGCCATCTGAAGACAGAAACCATTACATATGAAGAGAAGGAACAGCAGCTGGTCAATGACTGCGTCAAAGAGCTCC GGCAAACAAATGCTCAAATTTCTAGAATAACAGAGGAGTTGTCAGAGAAGAGCGAGGAGTTGGTTCGCTACCAGGAAGAGATCTCATCCCTCTTGTCTCAGATTGTTGATCTTCAACATAAACTCAAAGAA CATGTGATTGAAAAGGAGGAGCTGAAACTTCACTTACAAGCTTCCAAAGATGCTCAGAGACAACTGACAGCAGAG ttACATGAGTTGCAAGATCGGAATGCAGAGTGTCTAGGGATGTTGCACGAATCACAAGAAGAAGTGAAGTTGCTGCGCAGCAGAGCTAGCTCTGTTGCTTGTCTCTGTCGTCCCCACTCATGTGGAGCATTTCCTGTG GATTCCCTTGCAGCAGAAATTGAAGGGACAATGCGGAAGGAATTGAGTCAGGGTGATGAATCTGTTCTCTCCAAGCAAAA GGGTCAACAGAAACGAGTATTTGACACTGTCAAGGTTGCTAATGTCACTCGTGGCCgctcctcttcctttcctgccCCGTTGCCAATCCCTGGATCTAATCGGTCAAGTGTTGTTATGACAGCAAAGCCCTTCCAGTCTGGCGTACACCAGTTGGAGGGCCACACACGGATGACCCAGAGGAGCAGCTCTGAGAAGAATTTGAA AGACACTCATAATCCTGGCCAGCCGGGAACCCCTGGAGACAATGACTTAGTCACAGCTCTGCACAGGCTCTCCCTCCGTCGTCAGAACTACCTGAGTGAGAAGCAGTTCTTTGAGGAGGAATGGGAGCGAAAAATGCATTTGCTGGCTGAGCAGAAAGAAGGGGCTAGTGGCTGCAGTACACcaacagaaagctgtttttctctggGTACAAACTCAGAATTCACTGATCTCTCTGCCAGCTCTAGTAATCTCCGTGTCCTCCTACCAGAAAAATTGCAAATTGTCAAACCCATTGAAG GATCTCAGACCCTTTTTCATTGGCAGCAACTTGCTCGACCCAACCTAGGCACCATTCTTGACCCAAGACCAGGTGTTGTTACAAAAGGTTTTACTCCTCTGTCTGATGATACTGTGTACCACATCTCTGACTTGGAGGAGGATGATGAGGAAGGTGAAGGAGGTATAACATTTAAAGTGCAAGAGTCCTTCCCGGAGGAAAAGAAATGTACAGTGGCAAAGCCAGTGGCAGGGATTTTCCTGCCACCTATTACTTCAGCAGCAGTACCACTCACCG CCTCGAATCCAGGGAAGTGTCTGTCTTCTACAAATTCCACGTTTACCTTTACTACCTGTAGGATCCTTCACCCATCTGATGTCACTCAAGTTACTCCCAG ctccaTGGGTGCCCCATTTTCACTTGGAAATACTGGCAGCAGTATTGGAAACCCAGTAGTGAACACTCCAGCCATTTCTTACAGGCTTAGTATTGGAGAATTTCTCACCAACAGAAGAGATTCAACTACTACTTTCAGCAGCACGAGCAGTCTGGCTAAACTTTTGCAAGAACGAGGCATCTCTGCCAAGGTTTACGATAGCCCTGTATTAGAAAAACTGCCTTTGCTACAGCCCCCTCGAACTCTCCCCATTCCTTCTACTCCACCAAATTCTCCCTCGCATTCACCTTGTCCTTCCTCTCCACTGTTTGAGCCTCGAGTGCATCACTCAGAAAATTTCCTGGCTTCTCGACCAGCAGAAACATTCTTGCAAGAAATGTATGGCCTAAAGCCCTCCCGTAACGCTCCGGACGTAGGCCAGCTGAAGATGAACCTAGTGGACAGACTGAAGAGGCTGGGTATTGCCAGGGTGATCAAGCCCCCTGAGACACAGGACCACAGGAAGAATCAGGGGCCAGAGGTTAGCTTGCGGAGGCAGGACTCGGCTGTGTTTTTAAATGCAGGTAGCAACTTAATGGCAGGACTGAGAAGAAACCAGAGTCTTCCAGCCATGATTGGAGCATTAGGAGCTCCAGTTTGCACACAGTCATCAAAAATGGATATCCTAAAGGAGGACTGA
- the TRAK2 gene encoding trafficking kinesin-binding protein 2 isoform X1: MNFDHRGLESVSDVCSSEDLPEVELVSLLEEQLPDYKLRVDSLYLYENRDWIQSPACHGHLPEITSPVHDEEPLRYMTLVELPSSSLAGSHKFAQVLGTDNVEQKTYSDADMVKHLLAEKDRDLELAARIGQALLKRNHLLTEQNEALEEQLGQTLDRVNQLQHELSKKDDLLRIVSIASEESETDSSCSTPLRFNESFNVSHDLLQLDVLQDKLRELEEENLALRSKACHLKTETITYEEKEQQLVNDCVKELRQTNAQISRITEELSEKSEELVRYQEEISSLLSQIVDLQHKLKEHVIEKEELKLHLQASKDAQRQLTAELHELQDRNAECLGMLHESQEEVKLLRSRASSVACLCRPHSCGAFPVDSLAAEIEGTMRKELSQGDESVLSKQKGQQKRVFDTVKVANVTRGRSSSFPAPLPIPGSNRSSVVMTAKPFQSGVHQLEGHTRMTQRSSSEKNLKDTHNPGQPGTPGDNDLVTALHRLSLRRQNYLSEKQFFEEEWERKMHLLAEQKEGASGCSTPTESCFSLGTNSEFTDLSASSSNLRVLLPEKLQIVKPIEGSQTLFHWQQLARPNLGTILDPRPGVVTKGFTPLSDDTVYHISDLEEDDEEGEGGITFKVQESFPEEKKCTVAKPVAGIFLPPITSAAVPLTGKKHASNPGKCLSSTNSTFTFTTCRILHPSDVTQVTPSSMGAPFSLGNTGSSIGNPVVNTPAISYRLSIGEFLTNRRDSTTTFSSTSSLAKLLQERGISAKVYDSPVLEKLPLLQPPRTLPIPSTPPNSPSHSPCPSSPLFEPRVHHSENFLASRPAETFLQEMYGLKPSRNAPDVGQLKMNLVDRLKRLGIARVIKPPETQDHRKNQGPEVSLRRQDSAVFLNAGSNLMAGLRRNQSLPAMIGALGAPVCTQSSKMDILKED; encoded by the exons ATGAATTTTGATCACAGGGGCTTGGAGAGCGTCTCTG ATGTCTGCTCCAGTGAGGACCTTCCTGAGGTAGAGTTGGTGAGCTTGCTAGAAGAACAGTTGCCAGATTACAAGTTACGAGTGGACTCTCTGTATCTGTATGAAAATCGAGACTGGATTCAGTCCCCTGCCTGCCATGGCCATCTTCCTGAAATCACTTCTCCAGTTCATGATGAGGAGCCCCTCCGTTACATGA CTCTTGTTGaacttccttcctcctccttggctGGATCTCACAAATTTGCACAAG ttCTTGGCACAGATAATGTGGAGCAGAAAACCTACAGTGATGCTGATATGGTCAAACATCTGTTAGCTGAG AAAGATCGGGACCTGGAACTGGCAGCTCGAATTGGACAAGCCCTCCTTAAGCGAAACCATCTGTTGACAGAACAGAATGAAGCACTAGAAGAACAGTTAGGACAAACTCTAGATCGA GTTAACCAGCTGCAGCATGAACTGTCAAAGAAGGATGACCTGCTTCGTATTGTTTCAATTGCTTCCGAGGAGAGTGAAACAGATTCCAGCTGTTCCACACCCCTTCGTTTCAATGAGTCTTTCAATGTATCACACGATCTGTTGCAGCTGGATGTCTTGCAAGATAAACTCAGAGAGCTGGAAGAGGAGAACCTTGCTCTCCGATCGAAG GCTTGCCATCTGAAGACAGAAACCATTACATATGAAGAGAAGGAACAGCAGCTGGTCAATGACTGCGTCAAAGAGCTCC GGCAAACAAATGCTCAAATTTCTAGAATAACAGAGGAGTTGTCAGAGAAGAGCGAGGAGTTGGTTCGCTACCAGGAAGAGATCTCATCCCTCTTGTCTCAGATTGTTGATCTTCAACATAAACTCAAAGAA CATGTGATTGAAAAGGAGGAGCTGAAACTTCACTTACAAGCTTCCAAAGATGCTCAGAGACAACTGACAGCAGAG ttACATGAGTTGCAAGATCGGAATGCAGAGTGTCTAGGGATGTTGCACGAATCACAAGAAGAAGTGAAGTTGCTGCGCAGCAGAGCTAGCTCTGTTGCTTGTCTCTGTCGTCCCCACTCATGTGGAGCATTTCCTGTG GATTCCCTTGCAGCAGAAATTGAAGGGACAATGCGGAAGGAATTGAGTCAGGGTGATGAATCTGTTCTCTCCAAGCAAAA GGGTCAACAGAAACGAGTATTTGACACTGTCAAGGTTGCTAATGTCACTCGTGGCCgctcctcttcctttcctgccCCGTTGCCAATCCCTGGATCTAATCGGTCAAGTGTTGTTATGACAGCAAAGCCCTTCCAGTCTGGCGTACACCAGTTGGAGGGCCACACACGGATGACCCAGAGGAGCAGCTCTGAGAAGAATTTGAA AGACACTCATAATCCTGGCCAGCCGGGAACCCCTGGAGACAATGACTTAGTCACAGCTCTGCACAGGCTCTCCCTCCGTCGTCAGAACTACCTGAGTGAGAAGCAGTTCTTTGAGGAGGAATGGGAGCGAAAAATGCATTTGCTGGCTGAGCAGAAAGAAGGGGCTAGTGGCTGCAGTACACcaacagaaagctgtttttctctggGTACAAACTCAGAATTCACTGATCTCTCTGCCAGCTCTAGTAATCTCCGTGTCCTCCTACCAGAAAAATTGCAAATTGTCAAACCCATTGAAG GATCTCAGACCCTTTTTCATTGGCAGCAACTTGCTCGACCCAACCTAGGCACCATTCTTGACCCAAGACCAGGTGTTGTTACAAAAGGTTTTACTCCTCTGTCTGATGATACTGTGTACCACATCTCTGACTTGGAGGAGGATGATGAGGAAGGTGAAGGAGGTATAACATTTAAAGTGCAAGAGTCCTTCCCGGAGGAAAAGAAATGTACAGTGGCAAAGCCAGTGGCAGGGATTTTCCTGCCACCTATTACTTCAGCAGCAGTACCACTCACCGGTAAGAAGCATG CCTCGAATCCAGGGAAGTGTCTGTCTTCTACAAATTCCACGTTTACCTTTACTACCTGTAGGATCCTTCACCCATCTGATGTCACTCAAGTTACTCCCAG ctccaTGGGTGCCCCATTTTCACTTGGAAATACTGGCAGCAGTATTGGAAACCCAGTAGTGAACACTCCAGCCATTTCTTACAGGCTTAGTATTGGAGAATTTCTCACCAACAGAAGAGATTCAACTACTACTTTCAGCAGCACGAGCAGTCTGGCTAAACTTTTGCAAGAACGAGGCATCTCTGCCAAGGTTTACGATAGCCCTGTATTAGAAAAACTGCCTTTGCTACAGCCCCCTCGAACTCTCCCCATTCCTTCTACTCCACCAAATTCTCCCTCGCATTCACCTTGTCCTTCCTCTCCACTGTTTGAGCCTCGAGTGCATCACTCAGAAAATTTCCTGGCTTCTCGACCAGCAGAAACATTCTTGCAAGAAATGTATGGCCTAAAGCCCTCCCGTAACGCTCCGGACGTAGGCCAGCTGAAGATGAACCTAGTGGACAGACTGAAGAGGCTGGGTATTGCCAGGGTGATCAAGCCCCCTGAGACACAGGACCACAGGAAGAATCAGGGGCCAGAGGTTAGCTTGCGGAGGCAGGACTCGGCTGTGTTTTTAAATGCAGGTAGCAACTTAATGGCAGGACTGAGAAGAAACCAGAGTCTTCCAGCCATGATTGGAGCATTAGGAGCTCCAGTTTGCACACAGTCATCAAAAATGGATATCCTAAAGGAGGACTGA
- the TRAK2 gene encoding trafficking kinesin-binding protein 2 isoform X4: MNFDHRGLESVSDVCSSEDLPEVELVSLLEEQLPDYKLRVDSLYLYENRDWIQSPACHGHLPEITSPVHDEEPLRYMILGTDNVEQKTYSDADMVKHLLAEKDRDLELAARIGQALLKRNHLLTEQNEALEEQLGQTLDRVNQLQHELSKKDDLLRIVSIASEESETDSSCSTPLRFNESFNVSHDLLQLDVLQDKLRELEEENLALRSKACHLKTETITYEEKEQQLVNDCVKELRQTNAQISRITEELSEKSEELVRYQEEISSLLSQIVDLQHKLKEHVIEKEELKLHLQASKDAQRQLTAELHELQDRNAECLGMLHESQEEVKLLRSRASSVACLCRPHSCGAFPVDSLAAEIEGTMRKELSQGDESVLSKQKGQQKRVFDTVKVANVTRGRSSSFPAPLPIPGSNRSSVVMTAKPFQSGVHQLEGHTRMTQRSSSEKNLKDTHNPGQPGTPGDNDLVTALHRLSLRRQNYLSEKQFFEEEWERKMHLLAEQKEGASGCSTPTESCFSLGTNSEFTDLSASSSNLRVLLPEKLQIVKPIEGSQTLFHWQQLARPNLGTILDPRPGVVTKGFTPLSDDTVYHISDLEEDDEEGEGGITFKVQESFPEEKKCTVAKPVAGIFLPPITSAAVPLTGKKHASNPGKCLSSTNSTFTFTTCRILHPSDVTQVTPSSMGAPFSLGNTGSSIGNPVVNTPAISYRLSIGEFLTNRRDSTTTFSSTSSLAKLLQERGISAKVYDSPVLEKLPLLQPPRTLPIPSTPPNSPSHSPCPSSPLFEPRVHHSENFLASRPAETFLQEMYGLKPSRNAPDVGQLKMNLVDRLKRLGIARVIKPPETQDHRKNQGPEVSLRRQDSAVFLNAGSNLMAGLRRNQSLPAMIGALGAPVCTQSSKMDILKED, from the exons ATGAATTTTGATCACAGGGGCTTGGAGAGCGTCTCTG ATGTCTGCTCCAGTGAGGACCTTCCTGAGGTAGAGTTGGTGAGCTTGCTAGAAGAACAGTTGCCAGATTACAAGTTACGAGTGGACTCTCTGTATCTGTATGAAAATCGAGACTGGATTCAGTCCCCTGCCTGCCATGGCCATCTTCCTGAAATCACTTCTCCAGTTCATGATGAGGAGCCCCTCCGTTACATGA ttCTTGGCACAGATAATGTGGAGCAGAAAACCTACAGTGATGCTGATATGGTCAAACATCTGTTAGCTGAG AAAGATCGGGACCTGGAACTGGCAGCTCGAATTGGACAAGCCCTCCTTAAGCGAAACCATCTGTTGACAGAACAGAATGAAGCACTAGAAGAACAGTTAGGACAAACTCTAGATCGA GTTAACCAGCTGCAGCATGAACTGTCAAAGAAGGATGACCTGCTTCGTATTGTTTCAATTGCTTCCGAGGAGAGTGAAACAGATTCCAGCTGTTCCACACCCCTTCGTTTCAATGAGTCTTTCAATGTATCACACGATCTGTTGCAGCTGGATGTCTTGCAAGATAAACTCAGAGAGCTGGAAGAGGAGAACCTTGCTCTCCGATCGAAG GCTTGCCATCTGAAGACAGAAACCATTACATATGAAGAGAAGGAACAGCAGCTGGTCAATGACTGCGTCAAAGAGCTCC GGCAAACAAATGCTCAAATTTCTAGAATAACAGAGGAGTTGTCAGAGAAGAGCGAGGAGTTGGTTCGCTACCAGGAAGAGATCTCATCCCTCTTGTCTCAGATTGTTGATCTTCAACATAAACTCAAAGAA CATGTGATTGAAAAGGAGGAGCTGAAACTTCACTTACAAGCTTCCAAAGATGCTCAGAGACAACTGACAGCAGAG ttACATGAGTTGCAAGATCGGAATGCAGAGTGTCTAGGGATGTTGCACGAATCACAAGAAGAAGTGAAGTTGCTGCGCAGCAGAGCTAGCTCTGTTGCTTGTCTCTGTCGTCCCCACTCATGTGGAGCATTTCCTGTG GATTCCCTTGCAGCAGAAATTGAAGGGACAATGCGGAAGGAATTGAGTCAGGGTGATGAATCTGTTCTCTCCAAGCAAAA GGGTCAACAGAAACGAGTATTTGACACTGTCAAGGTTGCTAATGTCACTCGTGGCCgctcctcttcctttcctgccCCGTTGCCAATCCCTGGATCTAATCGGTCAAGTGTTGTTATGACAGCAAAGCCCTTCCAGTCTGGCGTACACCAGTTGGAGGGCCACACACGGATGACCCAGAGGAGCAGCTCTGAGAAGAATTTGAA AGACACTCATAATCCTGGCCAGCCGGGAACCCCTGGAGACAATGACTTAGTCACAGCTCTGCACAGGCTCTCCCTCCGTCGTCAGAACTACCTGAGTGAGAAGCAGTTCTTTGAGGAGGAATGGGAGCGAAAAATGCATTTGCTGGCTGAGCAGAAAGAAGGGGCTAGTGGCTGCAGTACACcaacagaaagctgtttttctctggGTACAAACTCAGAATTCACTGATCTCTCTGCCAGCTCTAGTAATCTCCGTGTCCTCCTACCAGAAAAATTGCAAATTGTCAAACCCATTGAAG GATCTCAGACCCTTTTTCATTGGCAGCAACTTGCTCGACCCAACCTAGGCACCATTCTTGACCCAAGACCAGGTGTTGTTACAAAAGGTTTTACTCCTCTGTCTGATGATACTGTGTACCACATCTCTGACTTGGAGGAGGATGATGAGGAAGGTGAAGGAGGTATAACATTTAAAGTGCAAGAGTCCTTCCCGGAGGAAAAGAAATGTACAGTGGCAAAGCCAGTGGCAGGGATTTTCCTGCCACCTATTACTTCAGCAGCAGTACCACTCACCGGTAAGAAGCATG CCTCGAATCCAGGGAAGTGTCTGTCTTCTACAAATTCCACGTTTACCTTTACTACCTGTAGGATCCTTCACCCATCTGATGTCACTCAAGTTACTCCCAG ctccaTGGGTGCCCCATTTTCACTTGGAAATACTGGCAGCAGTATTGGAAACCCAGTAGTGAACACTCCAGCCATTTCTTACAGGCTTAGTATTGGAGAATTTCTCACCAACAGAAGAGATTCAACTACTACTTTCAGCAGCACGAGCAGTCTGGCTAAACTTTTGCAAGAACGAGGCATCTCTGCCAAGGTTTACGATAGCCCTGTATTAGAAAAACTGCCTTTGCTACAGCCCCCTCGAACTCTCCCCATTCCTTCTACTCCACCAAATTCTCCCTCGCATTCACCTTGTCCTTCCTCTCCACTGTTTGAGCCTCGAGTGCATCACTCAGAAAATTTCCTGGCTTCTCGACCAGCAGAAACATTCTTGCAAGAAATGTATGGCCTAAAGCCCTCCCGTAACGCTCCGGACGTAGGCCAGCTGAAGATGAACCTAGTGGACAGACTGAAGAGGCTGGGTATTGCCAGGGTGATCAAGCCCCCTGAGACACAGGACCACAGGAAGAATCAGGGGCCAGAGGTTAGCTTGCGGAGGCAGGACTCGGCTGTGTTTTTAAATGCAGGTAGCAACTTAATGGCAGGACTGAGAAGAAACCAGAGTCTTCCAGCCATGATTGGAGCATTAGGAGCTCCAGTTTGCACACAGTCATCAAAAATGGATATCCTAAAGGAGGACTGA
- the TRAK2 gene encoding trafficking kinesin-binding protein 2 isoform X2 translates to MNFDHRGLESVSDVCSSEDLPEVELVSLLEEQLPDYKLRVDSLYLYENRDWIQSPACHGHLPEITSPVHDEEPLRYMTLVELPSSSLAGSHKFAQVLGTDNVEQKTYSDADMVKHLLAEKDRDLELAARIGQALLKRNHLLTEQNEALEEQLGQTLDRVNQLQHELSKKDDLLRIVSIASEESETDSSCSTPLRFNESFNVSHDLLQLDVLQDKLRELEEENLALRSKACHLKTETITYEEKEQQLVNDCVKELRQTNAQISRITEELSEKSEELVRYQEEISSLLSQIVDLQHKLKEHVIEKEELKLHLQASKDAQRQLTAELHELQDRNAECLGMLHESQEEVKLLRSRASSVACLCRPHSCGAFPDSLAAEIEGTMRKELSQGDESVLSKQKGQQKRVFDTVKVANVTRGRSSSFPAPLPIPGSNRSSVVMTAKPFQSGVHQLEGHTRMTQRSSSEKNLKDTHNPGQPGTPGDNDLVTALHRLSLRRQNYLSEKQFFEEEWERKMHLLAEQKEGASGCSTPTESCFSLGTNSEFTDLSASSSNLRVLLPEKLQIVKPIEGSQTLFHWQQLARPNLGTILDPRPGVVTKGFTPLSDDTVYHISDLEEDDEEGEGGITFKVQESFPEEKKCTVAKPVAGIFLPPITSAAVPLTGKKHASNPGKCLSSTNSTFTFTTCRILHPSDVTQVTPSSMGAPFSLGNTGSSIGNPVVNTPAISYRLSIGEFLTNRRDSTTTFSSTSSLAKLLQERGISAKVYDSPVLEKLPLLQPPRTLPIPSTPPNSPSHSPCPSSPLFEPRVHHSENFLASRPAETFLQEMYGLKPSRNAPDVGQLKMNLVDRLKRLGIARVIKPPETQDHRKNQGPEVSLRRQDSAVFLNAGSNLMAGLRRNQSLPAMIGALGAPVCTQSSKMDILKED, encoded by the exons ATGAATTTTGATCACAGGGGCTTGGAGAGCGTCTCTG ATGTCTGCTCCAGTGAGGACCTTCCTGAGGTAGAGTTGGTGAGCTTGCTAGAAGAACAGTTGCCAGATTACAAGTTACGAGTGGACTCTCTGTATCTGTATGAAAATCGAGACTGGATTCAGTCCCCTGCCTGCCATGGCCATCTTCCTGAAATCACTTCTCCAGTTCATGATGAGGAGCCCCTCCGTTACATGA CTCTTGTTGaacttccttcctcctccttggctGGATCTCACAAATTTGCACAAG ttCTTGGCACAGATAATGTGGAGCAGAAAACCTACAGTGATGCTGATATGGTCAAACATCTGTTAGCTGAG AAAGATCGGGACCTGGAACTGGCAGCTCGAATTGGACAAGCCCTCCTTAAGCGAAACCATCTGTTGACAGAACAGAATGAAGCACTAGAAGAACAGTTAGGACAAACTCTAGATCGA GTTAACCAGCTGCAGCATGAACTGTCAAAGAAGGATGACCTGCTTCGTATTGTTTCAATTGCTTCCGAGGAGAGTGAAACAGATTCCAGCTGTTCCACACCCCTTCGTTTCAATGAGTCTTTCAATGTATCACACGATCTGTTGCAGCTGGATGTCTTGCAAGATAAACTCAGAGAGCTGGAAGAGGAGAACCTTGCTCTCCGATCGAAG GCTTGCCATCTGAAGACAGAAACCATTACATATGAAGAGAAGGAACAGCAGCTGGTCAATGACTGCGTCAAAGAGCTCC GGCAAACAAATGCTCAAATTTCTAGAATAACAGAGGAGTTGTCAGAGAAGAGCGAGGAGTTGGTTCGCTACCAGGAAGAGATCTCATCCCTCTTGTCTCAGATTGTTGATCTTCAACATAAACTCAAAGAA CATGTGATTGAAAAGGAGGAGCTGAAACTTCACTTACAAGCTTCCAAAGATGCTCAGAGACAACTGACAGCAGAG ttACATGAGTTGCAAGATCGGAATGCAGAGTGTCTAGGGATGTTGCACGAATCACAAGAAGAAGTGAAGTTGCTGCGCAGCAGAGCTAGCTCTGTTGCTTGTCTCTGTCGTCCCCACTCATGTGGAGCATTTCCT GATTCCCTTGCAGCAGAAATTGAAGGGACAATGCGGAAGGAATTGAGTCAGGGTGATGAATCTGTTCTCTCCAAGCAAAA GGGTCAACAGAAACGAGTATTTGACACTGTCAAGGTTGCTAATGTCACTCGTGGCCgctcctcttcctttcctgccCCGTTGCCAATCCCTGGATCTAATCGGTCAAGTGTTGTTATGACAGCAAAGCCCTTCCAGTCTGGCGTACACCAGTTGGAGGGCCACACACGGATGACCCAGAGGAGCAGCTCTGAGAAGAATTTGAA AGACACTCATAATCCTGGCCAGCCGGGAACCCCTGGAGACAATGACTTAGTCACAGCTCTGCACAGGCTCTCCCTCCGTCGTCAGAACTACCTGAGTGAGAAGCAGTTCTTTGAGGAGGAATGGGAGCGAAAAATGCATTTGCTGGCTGAGCAGAAAGAAGGGGCTAGTGGCTGCAGTACACcaacagaaagctgtttttctctggGTACAAACTCAGAATTCACTGATCTCTCTGCCAGCTCTAGTAATCTCCGTGTCCTCCTACCAGAAAAATTGCAAATTGTCAAACCCATTGAAG GATCTCAGACCCTTTTTCATTGGCAGCAACTTGCTCGACCCAACCTAGGCACCATTCTTGACCCAAGACCAGGTGTTGTTACAAAAGGTTTTACTCCTCTGTCTGATGATACTGTGTACCACATCTCTGACTTGGAGGAGGATGATGAGGAAGGTGAAGGAGGTATAACATTTAAAGTGCAAGAGTCCTTCCCGGAGGAAAAGAAATGTACAGTGGCAAAGCCAGTGGCAGGGATTTTCCTGCCACCTATTACTTCAGCAGCAGTACCACTCACCGGTAAGAAGCATG CCTCGAATCCAGGGAAGTGTCTGTCTTCTACAAATTCCACGTTTACCTTTACTACCTGTAGGATCCTTCACCCATCTGATGTCACTCAAGTTACTCCCAG ctccaTGGGTGCCCCATTTTCACTTGGAAATACTGGCAGCAGTATTGGAAACCCAGTAGTGAACACTCCAGCCATTTCTTACAGGCTTAGTATTGGAGAATTTCTCACCAACAGAAGAGATTCAACTACTACTTTCAGCAGCACGAGCAGTCTGGCTAAACTTTTGCAAGAACGAGGCATCTCTGCCAAGGTTTACGATAGCCCTGTATTAGAAAAACTGCCTTTGCTACAGCCCCCTCGAACTCTCCCCATTCCTTCTACTCCACCAAATTCTCCCTCGCATTCACCTTGTCCTTCCTCTCCACTGTTTGAGCCTCGAGTGCATCACTCAGAAAATTTCCTGGCTTCTCGACCAGCAGAAACATTCTTGCAAGAAATGTATGGCCTAAAGCCCTCCCGTAACGCTCCGGACGTAGGCCAGCTGAAGATGAACCTAGTGGACAGACTGAAGAGGCTGGGTATTGCCAGGGTGATCAAGCCCCCTGAGACACAGGACCACAGGAAGAATCAGGGGCCAGAGGTTAGCTTGCGGAGGCAGGACTCGGCTGTGTTTTTAAATGCAGGTAGCAACTTAATGGCAGGACTGAGAAGAAACCAGAGTCTTCCAGCCATGATTGGAGCATTAGGAGCTCCAGTTTGCACACAGTCATCAAAAATGGATATCCTAAAGGAGGACTGA